In the genome of Carnobacterium viridans, one region contains:
- the dapD gene encoding 2,3,4,5-tetrahydropyridine-2,6-dicarboxylate N-acetyltransferase has translation MNANEIIEFIAKSEKKTPVKVYLKGELKHLNFPETIKNFTTDEVGTIFGEWSVVEPFLEANKQWIDDQVIENDRRNSAIPLIDLKKFKARIEPGAFIRDQVEIGDSAIIMMGAIINIGAVIGEGTMIDMGAVLGGRAIVGKNCHIGAGTVLAGVVEPASAQPVIVEDNVLIGANAVVLEGIRIGKGSVVAAGAIVIQDVAPYTVVAGTPARKIKDIDEKTKGKTGLIDALREL, from the coding sequence ATGAATGCTAATGAAATTATTGAATTTATAGCGAAAAGCGAAAAGAAAACGCCTGTAAAGGTTTACTTAAAAGGTGAGTTAAAGCATTTGAACTTTCCTGAAACGATTAAAAATTTTACTACTGATGAAGTAGGTACTATTTTTGGTGAATGGAGTGTTGTTGAACCTTTTTTAGAAGCAAATAAACAATGGATTGACGACCAAGTTATTGAAAATGACCGTCGTAATTCTGCGATTCCGTTAATAGATTTGAAGAAGTTTAAAGCTAGAATTGAACCAGGAGCATTTATACGCGACCAAGTCGAAATTGGAGACTCAGCTATCATTATGATGGGAGCGATTATTAATATTGGCGCGGTTATCGGTGAAGGTACAATGATCGATATGGGCGCTGTGTTAGGTGGACGAGCAATTGTAGGGAAAAACTGTCATATTGGTGCAGGTACTGTTTTAGCAGGTGTCGTCGAACCAGCAAGTGCTCAACCTGTAATTGTAGAAGATAATGTTTTAATTGGAGCGAATGCTGTTGTATTAGAAGGTATTCGAATTGGAAAAGGTTCAGTTGTTGCTGCAGGTGCTATAGTAATCCAAGATGTTGCGCCTTATACTGTTGTAGCAGGAACTCCGGCTAGAAAAATAAAAGATATAGATGAAAAAACAAAAGGTAAAACAGGTTTAATTGATGCCTTACGCGAATTATAG
- a CDS encoding YtxH domain-containing protein: MSKKGGFLLGAIVGAAAAGITALLYAPKSGKELREDLNQQTTNAKGSAKEYVDIAKEKGKEMKTVAKDASEDIKISLKESASQLKEQLSRASKDVGDGLSDLKESATDVAKDAKSTVANVTQEAKDTVTETAEDVKTKAKDTTAEVKSSTKDGEKEVADVSTNLKYDSESLKEEVERNTMDYAYDQEKAAEGPDYSTSNISTEQTKENGKKDEHKTTNTNVGI; encoded by the coding sequence ATGTCTAAAAAAGGTGGATTTCTTTTAGGAGCAATCGTAGGAGCTGCAGCTGCAGGAATTACAGCATTATTGTATGCCCCTAAATCAGGTAAAGAATTACGTGAAGACTTAAATCAACAAACGACTAATGCTAAAGGATCAGCAAAAGAATATGTTGATATCGCAAAAGAAAAAGGTAAAGAAATGAAAACTGTTGCGAAAGATGCTTCAGAAGATATTAAAATTAGCTTGAAGGAGTCAGCTTCTCAATTGAAAGAACAATTAAGTCGCGCTTCAAAAGATGTAGGTGACGGCTTAAGCGATCTTAAAGAATCTGCAACAGATGTAGCGAAAGATGCTAAATCAACAGTAGCAAATGTAACACAAGAGGCTAAAGATACTGTTACTGAAACAGCAGAAGACGTGAAAACAAAAGCAAAAGATACAACAGCAGAAGTTAAATCATCTACAAAAGATGGTGAAAAAGAAGTAGCAGATGTTTCAACTAATCTAAAATATGATAGTGAATCATTGAAAGAAGAAGTTGAAAGAAACACAATGGACTATGCTTATGATCAAGAAAAAGCTGCAGAAGGACCTGACTATTCAACTTCAAACATTAGTACAGAACAGACAAAAGAAAATGGAAAAAAAGATGAACACAAAACAACCAATACAAATGTGGGCATCTAA
- a CDS encoding DUF948 domain-containing protein, with the protein MTGGEIAALIAAVAFAALVVFLIIVLLKVSKVIGEVQKTVNEANKTIGVLTKDADSLLIEVEGLLNKSNTTLDDVNGKLNKTDPLFRAIGDLGTTVSSLNDSTRNLTSHVAGATKKTAQTGIVTKVGKTAVNMNKKRKDKKDK; encoded by the coding sequence ATGACAGGTGGAGAAATTGCAGCTCTAATAGCTGCTGTAGCATTTGCAGCATTAGTCGTGTTTTTAATTATCGTATTGTTAAAAGTTTCTAAGGTAATTGGAGAAGTCCAAAAAACGGTTAATGAAGCGAATAAAACCATAGGAGTTCTTACGAAAGATGCGGATAGTCTTCTGATTGAAGTTGAAGGATTATTAAATAAATCCAATACTACGTTAGATGATGTCAATGGAAAGTTAAATAAAACAGATCCATTGTTCAGAGCTATTGGTGATTTAGGAACGACTGTTTCAAGTTTAAATGATTCTACTCGTAACTTAACTAGCCATGTTGCAGGAGCTACAAAGAAAACAGCTCAAACAGGCATTGTAACTAAAGTCGGTAAAACGGCAGTAAATATGAATAAAAAACGCAAAGATAAAAAAGATAAATGA
- the racE gene encoding glutamate racemase → MKKQAIGFIDSGVGGLTVVKEAMRQLPNESIYYVGDTARCPYGPRPEEQILQFTWEMTHFLLNKDIKMLVIACNTATAVALEDLKKKLAIPIIGVILPGSRAAIKATKNNRIGIIGTEGTVKSDKYRKMIRSKDTLASVESLACPKFVPLVESNEYDSAIAKKIVTETLKPIKNKNVDTLVLGCTHYPLLRPIIQNFMGDSVTLIDSGAETISEVSTILDYFNLAELSKNKEVSERKFYTTGSTHMFNDIASQWLGNETLDIEHIKLGTEKF, encoded by the coding sequence ATGAAAAAACAAGCGATAGGTTTTATAGATTCTGGAGTTGGCGGTTTAACAGTTGTAAAAGAAGCTATGCGACAATTACCAAATGAATCGATTTATTATGTAGGAGATACTGCACGTTGTCCTTATGGTCCAAGACCGGAAGAGCAGATTCTACAATTTACTTGGGAGATGACCCATTTTTTATTAAACAAAGATATTAAAATGCTCGTAATTGCGTGTAATACAGCAACTGCAGTAGCTTTAGAAGACTTAAAAAAGAAATTAGCTATACCAATCATTGGTGTTATTTTACCTGGAAGCCGTGCAGCAATCAAAGCAACAAAAAATAATCGCATTGGCATTATTGGGACTGAAGGAACGGTAAAAAGTGATAAATATAGGAAAATGATTCGATCAAAAGACACTTTAGCATCAGTAGAAAGTTTGGCATGTCCCAAATTCGTTCCTTTGGTTGAAAGTAATGAATATGATAGTGCTATTGCTAAAAAAATTGTTACAGAAACTTTGAAACCTATTAAAAATAAAAATGTTGACACATTAGTTTTAGGTTGTACCCATTATCCGTTATTACGTCCAATCATTCAGAATTTTATGGGTGATTCAGTGACGTTGATTGATTCAGGTGCAGAGACTATTAGTGAAGTAAGTACTATTTTGGATTACTTTAACCTTGCAGAATTAAGCAAAAATAAAGAAGTTTCTGAACGGAAATTTTACACAACTGGATCTACTCATATGTTTAATGATATTGCCTCTCAATGGTTGGGAAATGAAACATTAGATATTGAACATATTAAGTTAGGAACAGAGAAATTTTAA
- a CDS encoding M24 family metallopeptidase, which yields MNKQLNALQLWLANQNIDGAFINEPNTIAYLSGYESEPHERILALAVFAKGEPFLFTPELEKEDALKSDWTHNVYSYLDNEDPWALIAKHLRSHNNNLSKIAIEKDFLTVGRFEKLHSFFQTASFLDITPKIQAMKLIKTPDEIKKMMEAGKWADRALEIGFNTIKEGISEEEIVAEIEYQLKKEGIKEMSFETMVLTGDNAASPHGIPGKRHVQLNEFILFDLGVVYNGYTSDVTRTIAFGEPSKKAKEIYAVVLQACNAALNAVKPGITAGELDKIARDIITDAGYGSYFTHRLGHGLGSSVHEFPSIMQDSDFVIQEGMCFSIEPGIYVPGIAGVRIEDCVVVTKNGCEVFTHTPKTYTSL from the coding sequence ATGAATAAACAACTTAATGCGTTACAACTCTGGTTAGCCAACCAAAATATAGATGGTGCGTTTATTAATGAACCGAATACAATAGCTTATTTAAGTGGATACGAAAGTGAGCCACATGAACGTATTTTAGCTTTGGCAGTTTTTGCTAAGGGTGAACCTTTTCTCTTCACACCCGAACTCGAAAAAGAGGATGCTCTAAAAAGTGACTGGACACATAATGTTTATAGTTATTTAGACAATGAAGATCCATGGGCATTGATAGCTAAACACTTGCGTTCTCACAACAACAACCTTAGCAAGATAGCTATAGAAAAAGATTTTTTAACAGTTGGACGCTTTGAAAAATTACACTCCTTTTTTCAAACTGCTTCTTTCTTAGATATTACACCAAAAATACAGGCAATGAAGTTGATTAAAACACCTGATGAAATTAAAAAAATGATGGAAGCCGGTAAATGGGCGGACAGAGCATTAGAAATTGGTTTCAACACAATAAAAGAAGGTATATCTGAAGAAGAAATTGTTGCAGAAATCGAATACCAATTAAAAAAAGAAGGTATCAAAGAAATGAGTTTTGAGACAATGGTCTTGACTGGGGATAACGCTGCAAGCCCACATGGTATTCCTGGGAAAAGACACGTCCAATTAAATGAGTTTATTTTATTTGATTTAGGTGTTGTATACAACGGATACACTAGTGATGTTACGCGAACTATCGCTTTTGGAGAACCCTCAAAAAAAGCAAAAGAAATTTATGCGGTTGTTTTACAAGCTTGTAACGCTGCTTTAAATGCAGTAAAACCTGGCATAACGGCTGGAGAATTAGATAAAATTGCTCGGGATATTATTACAGATGCAGGTTATGGATCTTATTTCACACATCGATTGGGTCATGGATTAGGAAGTTCAGTTCATGAGTTTCCTTCTATTATGCAAGATAGTGATTTTGTAATTCAAGAAGGTATGTGTTTCTCAATAGAACCTGGTATTTATGTACCTGGCATAGCAGGAGTTCGCATTGAAGATTGTGTAGTAGTTACGAAAAACGGTTGCGAAGTGTTCACTCATACTCCAAAAACGTACACTTCACTCTAA
- a CDS encoding mechanosensitive ion channel family protein, producing the protein MDSSIMDSSSQLDSSIAVDVVDTITEQTNIFSEFWTSIDWAKIISMVTAGAIQIVFFTIFFYLIKIIGNFFIERTFDNYRKKKDISTNRLNTLYNLSKNLFQSFVGFFLFYAILSAIGIPVGTLLAGAGVIGLALSLGAQGFVSDIVNGFFLLLEKQIDVGDVVDLETVSGTVVDVNLKTTKVKSFDGTMNFVPNRYITIVSNKSREDMRAQIDIRLSPDTDINKVNTIIAEVNDTLVPQYPDITEPPDNLGLINLGNGHYGIRIVIFALHGHEFEIQNAFSQAYVTALTKNGIEIPVNPLNIIQ; encoded by the coding sequence ATGGATAGCAGTATTATGGATAGTAGCAGTCAGCTAGATAGTTCAATCGCAGTTGACGTAGTGGATACTATTACAGAACAAACCAATATTTTTTCAGAATTTTGGACTTCAATCGATTGGGCCAAAATTATTTCTATGGTAACAGCGGGTGCCATTCAAATTGTTTTTTTTACTATTTTCTTTTATCTTATAAAAATAATCGGAAACTTTTTTATTGAACGAACATTTGATAATTACCGTAAGAAAAAGGATATCTCAACAAATCGTTTAAACACACTCTATAACTTGTCAAAAAATTTATTTCAATCTTTTGTAGGCTTTTTCTTATTCTACGCCATTCTTTCAGCTATTGGTATTCCTGTTGGTACGCTATTGGCAGGTGCTGGAGTCATCGGTTTAGCGTTGTCTCTAGGAGCACAAGGTTTTGTCAGTGATATTGTAAATGGCTTCTTTCTTCTATTAGAGAAGCAAATTGATGTTGGCGATGTCGTAGACTTAGAAACCGTTTCTGGTACAGTGGTTGATGTAAATCTAAAAACAACTAAGGTCAAAAGCTTTGATGGTACTATGAATTTTGTACCTAATCGTTATATCACGATTGTAAGCAATAAATCACGCGAAGATATGCGTGCTCAAATTGATATTCGACTTTCACCGGATACCGATATAAATAAAGTAAATACGATAATAGCTGAGGTAAATGATACTCTTGTGCCACAGTACCCAGATATTACTGAACCTCCAGATAATTTAGGTTTAATTAACTTAGGAAATGGTCATTATGGGATACGAATTGTGATATTCGCTTTACATGGACATGAATTTGAAATCCAAAACGCTTTTTCTCAAGCGTATGTTACCGCCTTGACAAAAAATGGGATTGAAATCCCTGTAAATCCACTTAACATTATACAATAG
- a CDS encoding MGDG synthase family glycosyltransferase, translating to MVPVSPKILILTGSYGNGHLEVTRSLITELNKRGITNIVTSDLFYEAHPILTNVTRKLYIKSFSKGQNIYGFLYYKSDYRLTDFRIDRMIDRYGYMRISQLMKENDFDVVINTFPMQALPIYKQRTKPGIPFINVLTDFCLHTRWISDGIDYFFVACNSLKKELMDTGINGNKITISGIPIKEEFYQNTLDSSHGDFSSNKIKKLLISAGAYGVLKDLAHILDELKIKEDLHITVVCGSNQLLFKELKHEYQNDTNITILGYVSNMANLMTQSDIMVTKAGGISLSEALAIQIPLVLTPAVPGQEKDNANFFEKEGMAIVTKSEEEIAPAVLSLLKQPLLARSISKQMETHFHPNSAALIVDKVLTLIEKPYIQKEPRHDSKEIKN from the coding sequence ATGGTACCAGTATCGCCTAAAATACTAATTTTAACTGGAAGTTATGGAAACGGTCACCTAGAAGTGACCCGCTCACTAATAACAGAATTAAACAAACGTGGTATCACAAATATTGTCACATCAGATTTATTTTATGAAGCTCATCCTATTTTGACTAACGTTACTAGAAAATTGTACATCAAAAGTTTTTCTAAAGGTCAAAATATTTATGGTTTCCTTTATTATAAATCTGATTATAGACTAACTGATTTTAGAATTGATAGAATGATCGATCGATATGGTTACATGCGTATTAGTCAATTAATGAAAGAAAATGACTTTGATGTAGTTATTAATACTTTCCCAATGCAGGCTTTACCTATTTATAAACAACGTACAAAACCCGGAATTCCTTTTATTAATGTTTTAACTGACTTTTGTTTGCATACCCGTTGGATTTCAGATGGGATCGATTATTTTTTTGTTGCATGCAACAGTTTAAAAAAAGAATTAATGGATACAGGAATCAATGGAAATAAAATCACAATTTCAGGAATTCCAATAAAAGAAGAATTTTATCAAAATACTCTTGATTCTTCGCATGGAGATTTTTCTTCTAATAAAATAAAAAAATTATTGATTTCTGCTGGTGCCTATGGTGTGCTAAAAGATTTGGCTCATATTCTTGATGAATTAAAAATTAAGGAAGATCTGCATATTACAGTTGTTTGCGGTTCAAATCAATTACTTTTTAAAGAACTCAAGCATGAATACCAAAATGATACGAACATAACCATTCTTGGTTATGTTTCGAATATGGCTAATTTAATGACTCAATCTGACATTATGGTAACGAAAGCAGGAGGAATTTCTCTTTCAGAAGCTTTAGCAATCCAAATTCCTTTAGTTTTAACACCTGCTGTTCCTGGACAAGAAAAAGATAATGCTAACTTTTTTGAAAAAGAAGGAATGGCTATTGTAACAAAATCTGAAGAGGAAATCGCTCCAGCAGTTTTATCCTTATTGAAACAGCCTCTTTTAGCGAGAAGTATCTCAAAACAAATGGAAACACATTTCCATCCAAATTCAGCTGCACTTATAGTTGATAAAGTCTTAACTTTGATAGAAAAGCCTTATATCCAAAAGGAGCCAAGACATGACTCAAAAGAGATTAAAAATTGA
- the cbpB gene encoding cyclic-di-AMP-binding protein CbpB, whose translation MIGKEIGEMLLENKEHFLIPADRVAHVQLNNRLNHALLVLTKIGYSVIPVLDYDYKIRGLISMPLIIEAITGLEDIDFDKLGDILVSDVMTTDFAVINDPYDLEEVLHLLVNNAFICVASEDGSFTGIITRSEILKGTNRIAHEFENKYDVTRKTERLH comes from the coding sequence ATGATAGGAAAAGAAATTGGTGAAATGTTATTAGAAAACAAAGAACATTTTTTGATTCCAGCGGATCGAGTTGCTCATGTTCAGTTAAATAACCGTTTGAACCATGCTTTATTGGTTCTTACAAAAATAGGGTATTCCGTTATCCCTGTTTTAGATTATGACTATAAAATCAGAGGATTGATTTCGATGCCGCTGATTATTGAAGCTATTACAGGCTTAGAAGATATTGACTTTGATAAATTAGGAGATATATTGGTTTCAGATGTCATGACGACTGACTTTGCTGTAATCAATGATCCTTATGATTTGGAAGAGGTACTTCATCTTTTAGTTAATAATGCCTTTATCTGTGTAGCAAGCGAGGATGGTAGTTTTACTGGTATTATAACTAGAAGTGAAATTTTAAAAGGTACCAATCGAATTGCTCATGAATTTGAAAATAAGTATGATGTTACTCGTAAAACGGAACGCTTGCATTAA
- a CDS encoding N-acetyldiaminopimelate deacetylase: MPKENPFIQMRRELHLIPEIGLEEYETHRYLMSKIKELPQENLDIKTWETAIIVRVKGSIGQKTIGWRTDIDGLPVVEETDLPYQSIHKGRMHACGHDVHMSIALGLLTHFSTHQTIDDLVFIFQPAEENVSGAKIIYDSGFLNDFMPDEIYALHVKPDLPVGTLGTKVGTLFAGTCAIDVEFRGVDGHAAYPHESNDMIVAASQFINQIQTIVSRSVNPMEGAVITLGTMHAGTAGNIISGYASLTGTIRTLTPEMSELTQKRVKEIVKGIELSYNCKIYLDLDQGGYYPVINSETETLTFIDYMTKNQDVNYTKIETAMTGEDFGYYLDKIPGTMFWLGVDSPYGLHHPKMMPKEEAIPFAIEHVGDFLEKKANRQL, translated from the coding sequence ATGCCAAAAGAAAATCCGTTCATCCAAATGCGTAGAGAATTGCATTTAATTCCTGAAATTGGTTTAGAAGAGTATGAAACGCATCGCTATTTAATGTCCAAAATCAAAGAATTGCCACAAGAGAATCTAGATATAAAAACTTGGGAAACTGCCATTATCGTTCGAGTCAAAGGAAGTATTGGTCAAAAAACGATTGGTTGGAGGACCGATATAGACGGTTTACCAGTAGTTGAAGAAACTGATTTACCCTATCAATCGATTCACAAAGGAAGAATGCATGCGTGTGGTCATGATGTGCATATGTCAATTGCTTTAGGATTGCTGACTCATTTTAGCACACACCAAACTATTGATGATCTGGTTTTTATATTCCAACCAGCTGAAGAGAATGTAAGTGGAGCAAAAATTATTTATGATAGTGGGTTCTTAAATGATTTTATGCCAGATGAAATTTATGCACTACATGTAAAACCTGATTTACCAGTAGGGACTTTAGGAACAAAAGTAGGAACGTTATTTGCTGGAACGTGCGCGATCGATGTCGAATTTCGTGGTGTAGATGGGCATGCTGCATATCCACATGAATCCAATGACATGATAGTAGCGGCGAGTCAATTTATTAATCAAATCCAAACGATTGTCAGTCGTAGCGTTAATCCTATGGAGGGCGCAGTGATTACTTTAGGAACGATGCATGCGGGAACAGCTGGAAATATCATTAGCGGGTATGCAAGTCTTACTGGAACTATACGGACATTAACACCTGAAATGAGCGAATTAACTCAAAAAAGAGTAAAAGAAATCGTTAAAGGGATAGAACTTTCGTATAATTGTAAAATTTATTTAGATCTAGACCAAGGCGGATATTACCCTGTTATTAATAGTGAAACAGAAACACTCACATTTATTGATTATATGACAAAAAACCAAGATGTAAATTATACGAAAATTGAAACAGCGATGACTGGCGAAGACTTTGGTTATTATTTAGACAAAATTCCAGGAACAATGTTTTGGCTAGGTGTAGATAGCCCTTACGGCTTACATCATCCCAAAATGATGCCAAAAGAAGAGGCTATCCCGTTTGCAATCGAACATGTAGGAGATTTTTTAGAAAAAAAAGCTAATAGACAGTTATAG
- the rph gene encoding ribonuclease PH → MRADGRKNDENRLVTIETNYLKHPEGSVLISFGDTKVICNATIEARVPRFLKGMGSGWVHAEYSMLPRATNTRNIREAAKGKLSGRTMEIQRLIARSLRSSIDLEALGERSITVDCDVIQADGGTRTASITGAFVALKLAIQTLLDSGELTESPIKENVAAISVGILKDGEAVLDLNYLEDSSAEVDMNLVMTSRGQFVEIQGTGEESTFSSEQLSVMLEFGKKGINELIQVQDEAFQQALSLKNNGIKPYPLIPKDEILIATANAGKAREFEALFAKKGFKVKTLHDFSEIPEVEETGTTFEENALLKAETIARTLNMLVLADDSGLKVDALDGAPGVFSARYAGEFKSDAANNAKLLHELTGVAEGDRTAQFHCTLALALPGKTSLVVEGEVEGLILTIPKGENGFGYDPLFFVESKGKTMAELTQDEKNEISHRALALENLDQVWDDWING, encoded by the coding sequence ATGCGTGCTGATGGTAGAAAAAATGATGAAAACAGATTGGTGACAATAGAAACGAATTATTTGAAACACCCCGAAGGATCGGTTTTGATCTCTTTTGGAGATACGAAAGTAATTTGCAATGCAACAATTGAAGCAAGGGTCCCGCGTTTCTTAAAAGGAATGGGAAGTGGATGGGTTCATGCTGAATACAGCATGCTGCCAAGAGCTACAAACACACGAAATATTCGTGAGGCAGCTAAAGGAAAATTAAGCGGACGTACAATGGAAATTCAACGATTGATTGCACGTTCACTACGCTCAAGCATTGACTTAGAAGCTTTAGGAGAACGTTCAATTACGGTAGACTGTGATGTGATCCAAGCGGATGGTGGAACACGTACTGCAAGCATTACAGGCGCATTCGTGGCTTTGAAATTAGCGATTCAAACTTTATTGGACAGCGGTGAATTAACAGAAAGTCCAATTAAAGAGAATGTAGCAGCCATCAGTGTAGGAATTTTAAAAGATGGAGAAGCAGTATTAGATTTAAATTACTTGGAAGATAGTTCTGCAGAAGTGGATATGAATTTAGTCATGACTTCTCGGGGACAATTTGTTGAAATCCAAGGAACAGGTGAAGAATCTACCTTCTCATCAGAACAGCTTTCGGTAATGTTAGAATTTGGTAAAAAAGGAATCAACGAATTGATTCAAGTACAAGATGAAGCTTTTCAACAAGCACTTTCTTTAAAAAATAACGGGATAAAACCGTACCCACTAATTCCAAAGGATGAAATTTTAATAGCTACAGCAAATGCTGGAAAAGCTAGAGAATTTGAAGCTTTATTTGCAAAAAAAGGGTTTAAAGTAAAAACGTTACATGATTTCTCTGAAATTCCTGAAGTTGAAGAAACGGGAACAACTTTTGAAGAAAATGCTTTACTAAAAGCAGAAACGATTGCTCGCACATTAAATATGTTAGTACTAGCAGATGATTCAGGATTGAAAGTTGATGCACTAGATGGTGCTCCAGGCGTTTTTTCTGCTCGATATGCAGGAGAATTTAAAAGCGATGCTGCGAACAATGCCAAACTATTGCATGAATTAACAGGAGTAGCTGAAGGAGACCGCACAGCACAATTTCATTGTACTCTTGCACTGGCTTTACCTGGAAAAACAAGCTTAGTTGTTGAGGGCGAAGTAGAGGGGCTGATTTTAACCATACCTAAAGGCGAGAATGGTTTTGGTTATGATCCTTTATTCTTTGTTGAAAGTAAAGGAAAAACGATGGCAGAGTTGACTCAAGATGAAAAAAATGAAATCAGTCATCGTGCACTAGCATTGGAAAATTTAGATCAAGTTTGGGATGATTGGATAAACGGTTAG
- a CDS encoding metallophosphoesterase gives MKVLVVSDSHGDREILIELIERYKDKVEQIFHCGDSELEATDSVWDSMLTVRGNMDFDDEFSMTQTVEVQNQRIFMAHGHRLDVNYTMQELVFAAKEEHANYAFFGHTHQARVEQINNIVVLNPGSISEPRGSYPFPTYAIIENDDSQVGVTYYNRAHEAIEQLSSNFSKTKKQ, from the coding sequence ATGAAAGTACTAGTTGTAAGCGATAGTCATGGAGATCGGGAAATTTTAATAGAACTAATTGAACGATATAAGGATAAAGTAGAGCAGATCTTTCATTGTGGAGATTCTGAATTGGAAGCAACCGATTCCGTTTGGGATTCTATGTTGACTGTCAGAGGAAACATGGATTTTGATGATGAGTTTTCGATGACACAAACGGTTGAAGTACAAAACCAACGAATATTTATGGCTCATGGGCATCGCTTAGATGTAAACTATACTATGCAAGAATTAGTCTTTGCAGCAAAAGAAGAACATGCAAACTATGCATTTTTTGGACATACTCACCAAGCTAGAGTGGAACAAATAAATAATATAGTGGTTTTAAATCCTGGCAGCATTTCAGAACCTAGAGGCAGTTATCCATTTCCTACCTATGCAATTATTGAGAATGACGACTCTCAAGTCGGTGTAACGTATTACAATCGCGCTCATGAAGCCATTGAACAGTTATCTAGTAACTTTTCTAAAACGAAGAAACAGTAA
- a CDS encoding MFS transporter, which produces MTQKRLKIDKKFFFLLISLMLVEYVRAAFIISYLPVQAAVGTQFNLALVGLAISLHYISDAFSNFQAGFLMNRFGIKKIISVSFTLIFLSLIVVPLFQFNGFVIILASILLGFGACPIWIVLLAKASSGSRGTNMGLIYFYWLLGMASGVIVMNYLMNINLSVSYWLLPVFVVLAFFSFRLSGDHQALENTKQPFKEMFKKTLSILKKSRIILPGTLMQSISLGMLIPILPTFVLQHLKLSYNQYTLLLIIAGLTAGLLMMPVGRLIDHFSPRLLFIAGFMWFGFTLISTAFSTSIVVIYILVVSMAIAYTFFLPAWNSFVATKITKEDQNVSWGIISSFQGVGTMLGPIVGSLLASFNASITVIISASLFILMGMLYLIVK; this is translated from the coding sequence ATGACTCAAAAGAGATTAAAAATTGATAAGAAATTCTTTTTTTTACTTATTTCATTAATGCTCGTTGAATATGTTCGTGCTGCTTTTATTATTAGTTACTTGCCCGTTCAAGCTGCAGTAGGTACTCAGTTTAATCTTGCTTTGGTAGGATTGGCTATCAGTCTACATTATATTAGCGATGCTTTTTCAAATTTCCAAGCAGGATTTTTAATGAATCGTTTTGGTATCAAAAAAATCATCTCTGTTTCTTTTACTTTAATCTTTCTTTCTTTAATTGTTGTTCCATTATTTCAATTCAACGGTTTCGTTATTATTCTTGCTTCAATTTTATTAGGTTTTGGGGCATGTCCCATTTGGATCGTACTTTTGGCTAAGGCTAGTTCAGGATCAAGAGGAACAAATATGGGATTGATTTATTTTTATTGGTTGTTAGGCATGGCCAGTGGTGTCATCGTAATGAATTACTTAATGAATATAAATTTGTCTGTCTCCTATTGGCTTTTACCAGTATTCGTAGTACTTGCTTTTTTTAGTTTTCGTTTATCAGGCGATCATCAAGCATTAGAAAATACTAAGCAACCCTTTAAAGAGATGTTCAAAAAAACTCTTTCAATTTTGAAAAAAAGTCGCATCATATTACCTGGTACTTTAATGCAAAGCATTTCCCTTGGTATGTTAATTCCTATTTTACCAACCTTTGTCTTACAGCACCTAAAACTTTCTTACAATCAGTATACTCTTCTACTGATCATTGCTGGTTTAACAGCAGGTCTCCTTATGATGCCTGTTGGCAGATTGATTGACCACTTTAGCCCTCGGCTTTTATTTATTGCTGGCTTTATGTGGTTCGGATTTACACTGATTTCCACAGCTTTTAGTACTTCTATTGTGGTCATTTATATTCTAGTAGTGTCAATGGCAATTGCCTATACGTTTTTTTTACCGGCTTGGAATTCTTTTGTGGCTACAAAAATCACTAAAGAAGACCAAAATGTTAGTTGGGGAATCATCTCGTCTTTCCAAGGTGTAGGAACCATGTTAGGACCCATTGTAGGGAGTTTGCTTGCATCTTTTAATGCAAGCATTACGGTTATCATTAGTGCTTCACTGTTCATTTTAATGGGTATGCTTTATCTGATCGTTAAATAA